One genomic region from Xenopus laevis strain J_2021 chromosome 2L, Xenopus_laevis_v10.1, whole genome shotgun sequence encodes:
- the rhbdl2.L gene encoding rhomboid, veinlet-like 2 L homeolog isoform X1, giving the protein MELEAMTSRETWPDETEEATTESPPKSRCDKIHETISNWILPENHRDTYLARANCLPPPIFIISVSIAELAVFIYYAVWMPQKQWITLDSGVWNSPFIYRADKREEAWRFISYMMVHAGVQHIIGNLALQLFLGIPLELVHKGHRIGLVYVAGVIGGSLASSVFDPRLALVGASGGVYALIGGYFMNILVNFKDMTPLFGIFRILVIVIIVGTDVGFALYRRYISHETVEKVSFVAHFAGGLAGMSIGYTVFSCFDKNLIKDPRFWICIAAYFAFVIFAVLFNIFLSPAP; this is encoded by the exons ATGGAGCTTGAAGCTATGACTTCTCGTGAAACCTGGCCAGATGAAACAGAGGAAGCAACTACAGAGAGTCCACCTAAGTCACGCTGTGACAAAATCCATGAAACCATTTCCAACTGGATACTACCCGAAAACCACAGAGACACGTACCTGGCAAGAGCAAACTGCTTGCCCCCTCCAATCTTTATCATTTCAGTCAGCATTGCTGAG CTAGCAGTCTTCATTTACTATGCAGTGTGGATGCCACAGAAACAGTGGATCACCTTGGATTCAGGTGTCTGGAACAGCCCCTTTATTTACCGGGCTGATAAAAGGGAGGAGGCATGGAGATTTATATCTTACATGATGGTACATGCTGG AGTGCAGCACATAATtggtaatttggctctccagctTTTTCTCGGAATTCCACTTGAGCTGGTCCATAAGGGACATCGCATTGGACTGGTATACGTGGCTGGGGTTATCGGAG GATCTCTAGCAAGTTCTGTCTTTGACCCCAGGCTTGCTCTTGTTGGAGCTTCTGGGGGTGTCTATGCTTTGATTGGGGGCTACTTCATGAATATCCTAGTG AATTTTAAAGACATGACACCTTTATTTGGAATATTTAGAATTCTGGTCATCGTAATAATAg TTGGAACTGATGTGGGATTTGCCCTGTACAGAAGATACATTTCCCATGAAACTGTCGAAAAG gtCTCGTTTGTAGCTCACTTTGCTGGAGGACTGGCTGGAATGTCCATTGGTTATACCGTTTTCAGCTGCTTTGACAAAAATCTAATCAAAGATCCCAGGTTTTGGATTTGTATTGCTGCTTATTTTGCCTTTGTCATTTTTGCTgttctgtttaatatttttttgtcccCTGCACCTTAA
- the rhbdl2.L gene encoding rhomboid, veinlet-like 2 L homeolog (The RefSeq protein has 1 frameshift compared to this genomic sequence), with protein sequence MELEAMTSRETWPDETEEATTESPPKSRCDKIHETISNWILPENHRDTYLARANCLPPPIFIISVSIAELAVFIYYAVWMPQKQWITLDSGVWNSPFIYRADKREEAWRFISYMMVHAGVQHIIGNLALQLFLGIPLELVHKGHRIGLVYVAGVIGGSLASSVFDPRLALVGASGGVYALIGGYFMNILVNFKDMTPLFGIFRILVIVIIVGTDVGFALYRRYISHETVEKVSFVAHFAGGLAGMSIGYTVFSCFDKNLIKDPRFWICIAAYFAFVIFCCSV encoded by the exons ATGGAGCTTGAAGCTATGACTTCTCGTGAAACCTGGCCAGATGAAACAGAGGAAGCAACTACAGAGAGTCCACCTAAGTCACGCTGTGACAAAATCCATGAAACCATTTCCAACTGGATACTACCCGAAAACCACAGAGACACGTACCTGGCAAGAGCAAACTGCTTGCCCCCTCCAATCTTTATCATTTCAGTCAGCATTGCTGAG CTAGCAGTCTTCATTTACTATGCAGTGTGGATGCCACAGAAACAGTGGATCACCTTGGATTCAGGTGTCTGGAACAGCCCCTTTATTTACCGGGCTGATAAAAGGGAGGAGGCATGGAGATTTATATCTTACATGATGGTACATGCTGG AGTGCAGCACATAATtggtaatttggctctccagctTTTTCTCGGAATTCCACTTGAGCTGGTCCATAAGGGACATCGCATTGGACTGGTATACGTGGCTGGGGTTATCGGAG GATCTCTAGCAAGTTCTGTCTTTGACCCCAGGCTTGCTCTTGTTGGAGCTTCTGGGGGTGTCTATGCTTTGATTGGGGGCTACTTCATGAATATCCTAGTG AATTTTAAAGACATGACACCTTTATTTGGAATATTTAGAATTCTGGTCATCGTAATAATAg TTGGAACTGATGTGGGATTTGCCCTGTACAGAAGATACATTTCCCATGAAACTGTCGAAAAG gtCTCGTTTGTAGCTCACTTTGCTGGAGGACTGGCTGGAATGTCCATTGGTTATACCGTTTTCAGCTGCTTTGACAAAAATCTAATCAAAGATCCCAGGTTTTGGATTTGTATTGCTGCTTATTTTGCCTTTGTCATTT GCTgttctgtttaa
- the gja9.L gene encoding gap junction alpha-9 protein — MGDWNFLGVILEEVHIHSTIVGKIWLTILFIFRMLVLGVAAEEVWNDEQSQFVCNTDQPGCKNVCYDQAFPISLIRYWVLQVIFVSSPSLVYMGHAIYRLRALEKERHRKKAQLRGELEGVEYDLSEDRRRLERELRQLEHRKLNKAPLRGSLLFTYVIHIFTRSAVEIGFMIGQHLLYGVQLNPLYKCERDPCPNVVDCFVSRPTEKTVFMLFMQCIAAVSLFLNILEILHLGVKRIKKAYMMRYRMKEEFDDFYVIKSKKTSTVSHTCVGTSSSPQKTLPSAPINYTLLIEKQSDPTAYPVLNPPCGYHPIEEDVHNDMCNTFMEDEQETKSANGINAANTVESHYHDNSGNNDERINKILDADVKTLHCHGERRTGCIKSNYSSVENAPLVQTAASDDTVDYSLQNISCPMTTNLLRKSRRVSAPWNGSKAAERGGFVQDTGYSNRGRSSFSANISWGLSKSDLKRVSRPSTPEVMGEISPKYKQDKACEGSVTFSPSRRMSLASNASSRHAPTDLQI; from the coding sequence ATGGGAGACTGGAATTTTCTTGGGGTCATCCTAGAGGAAGTCCACATCCATTCCACGATTGTTGGAAAAATCTGGCTTACAATTCTGTTTATATTTCGCATGCTTGTCTTGGGAGTGGCAGCTGAAGAGGTCTGGAATGATGAGCAGTCACAATTTGTATGTAACACAGACCAACCTGGCTGCAAAAATGTCTGTTATGACCAGGCTTTTCCCATCTCACTTATCAGATACTGGGTTCTGCAAGTAATATTTGTATCCTCACCGTCTTTGGTTTACATGGGCCATGCTATTTACAGGCTGAGAGCGTTGGAGAAAGAACGACATAGAAAGAAAGCTCAGCTCAGAGGGGAGCTTGAAGGAGTAGAGTATGATCTGAGTGAAGACCGCAGAAGGTTGGAGCGTGAACTCAGACAATTAGAACACAGAAAGCTGAACAAGGCTCCATTAAGGGGTTCCCTTCTCTTTACCTATGTAATACATATATTCACAAGATCTGCTGTTGAGATTGGTTTCATGATTGGACAGCATCTGCTTTATGGAGTTCAACTGAATCCTCTGTACAAGTGTGAAAGAGACCCATGCCCCAATGTTGTTGACTGCTTTGTATCCAGACCTACAGAAAAAACAGTATTTATGCTTTTCATGCAGTGCATAGCAGCTGTCTCtttgtttctaaatattttaGAAATTCTACATCTTGGGGTTAAAAGAATCAAAAAAGCTTATATGATGAGATATAGAATGAAAGAAGAATTTGACGACTTTTATGTAATTAAATCCAAGAAAACCTCCACAGTAAGTCATACTTGCGTAGGTACGTCCTCGAGTCCTCAAAAGACCCTTCCTTCTGCACCTATCAATTATACGTTGTTGATAGAAAAACAGAGTGATCCTACTGCATATCCAGTTTTAAATCCTCCCTGTGGATACCATCCTATAGAAGAAGATGTACATAATGATATGTGTAATACTTTCATGGAGGATGAGCAAGAAACAAAATCAGCCAATGGTATCAATGCTGCAAACACAGTTGAAAGTCACTATCATGACAACAGTGGCAACAATGATGaaagaataaacaaaatattaGATGCAGATGTTAAGACTTTGCATTGCCATGGAGAAAGAAGAACTGGTTGTATAAAAAGTAATTATTCAAGTGTAGAAAATGCTCCTCTTGTACAGACAGCAGCTAGTGATGATACCGTGGATTATTCCTTACAAAATATATCCTGTCCAATGACCACAAACTTACTCCGGAAATCCAGGAGAGTCAGTGCTCCATGGAATGGCTCTAAAGCAGCGGAGAGAGGAGGCTTTGTTCAAGATACAGGATACAGCAACAGGGGACGCAGTAGCTTCAGTGCAAATATATCATGGGGACTTTCCAAGTCTGATCTGAAGCGAGTTAGCAGGCCATCCACACCAGAAGTTATGGGAGAAATTAGCCCAAAATACAAGCAGGATAAAGCATGTGAAGGTTCTGTGACCTTCTCTCCATCACGACGGATGTCACTGGCAAGTAATGCCAGCAGCCGGCATGCCCCAACTGATCTACAGATCTAA
- the mycbp.L gene encoding c-Myc-binding protein: MANYKAADSKREQFRRYLEKAGVLDTITKVLVALYEEPEKPNNALDFLKQHMGAAGPETADVEALRLEVAELKQKYEAVLEENKELKAKLAQHEPPPDEKRSE, translated from the exons ATGGCGAATTACAAG GCTGCAGATTCCAAGCGAGAACAATTCAGAAGATACTTAGAGAAGGCAGGAGTACTTGATACAATAACAAAAG tgcTGGTGGCATTGTATGAAGAGCCAGAAAAACCAAACAATGCACTGGA CTTCTTAAAACAACACATGGGTGCTGCTGGACCTGAAACGGCAGACGTGGAAGCTCTTCGTCTAGAGGTAGCAGAACTGAAACAGAAATATGAGGCAGTGCTAGAAGAAAACAAAGAACTGAAAGCAAAG CTTGCACAGCATGAACCTCCTCCAGATGAAAAGCGTTCAGAATAA